In Papaver somniferum cultivar HN1 chromosome 1, ASM357369v1, whole genome shotgun sequence, a genomic segment contains:
- the LOC113301301 gene encoding uncharacterized protein LOC113301301 isoform X3: MNGRGHILRCSHYMPSPLPEDTPLPCVIYCHGNSGCRADANEAAVILLPSNITVFTLDFSGSGLSDGEYVSLGWHEKDDLKIVVSHLRSNKQISRIGLWGRSMGAVTSLLYGAEDPSIAGMVLDSAFSNLFDLMMELVDVYKIRLPKFTVKVAVQYMRRVIQKKAKFDIMNLNCMQAAPKTFIPSLFGHATEDVFIQPRHSEIMFKSYAGDKNIIKFDGDHNSPRPQFYYDSVSIFFYNVLHPPQVPSAISTKLEKYYDLGNLKVGAGVDESLLYEIISGLRSVQTDAASSSSVPPSIFAATQDSLLDEDSRSSTNIDDIPPHLQGTSQENTNNQNEECCSHSSSNRESWGRCSSLGGSDGDPSSADCKTANNRHQGTLKALATPLRRIQRKLDPLKGEEEVKDKDKKKNINKKKDPIVVQKKPRSEKMEKFEALSQRIRLSILKRVNHHRRQCSS, translated from the exons ATGAATGGACGGGGTCACATCTTACGATGTAGTCATTACATGCCTTCTCCTTTACCAGAAGACACACCTCTCCCCTGTGTCATTTACTGCCATGGGAACAG TGGATGTAGAGCAGATGCAAATGAGGCTGCTGTGATCCTTCTTCCCTCTAATATCACTGTTTTCACACTTGACTTTTCTGGTTCAGGACTATCCGATGGCGAGTATGTCAGCCTTGGTTGGCATGAG AAAGATGACCTTAAAATTGTGGTGTCTCATCtgagaagcaacaaacaaatttCACGCATAGGTCTTTGGGGACGATCAATGGGTGCTGTCACAAG TCTTCTTTATGGAGCAGAGGACCCCTCCATAGCTGGAATGGTGTTAGATAGTGCCTTCTCAAACTTATTTGATCTAATGATGGAACTTGTGGATGTCTACAAAATTCGACTTCCTAAATTTACA GTAAAAGTGGCTGTCCAATACATGCGGCGTGTCATTCAGAAGAAGGCCAAATTTGACATCATGAATCTAAATTGCATGCAG GCTGCACCTAAAACTTTTATTCCATCTTTATTTGGGCATGCAACTGAGGATGTATTCATTCAACCCCGCCACTCCGAGATCATGTTCAAGTCTTACGCG GGGGACAAGAATATTATTAAGTTTGATGGTGATCACAACTCTCCACGGCCACAGTTTTATTATGACTCAGTTTCTATTTTCTTCTACAATGTTCTTCATCCCCCTCAAGTTCCTTCTGCAATTTCAACAAAGCTTGAAAAATATTATGATCTGGGGAACCTGAAAGTTGGTGCTGGTGTAGATGAG AGCCTCCTTTATGAGATCATCTCTGGTCTTCGTTCAGTGCAAACTGATGCTGCAAGCTCTTCGTCAGTTCCTCCTAGTATTTTCGCTGCAACT CAGGATTCATTACTTGATGAAGACAGTAGGTCTAGTACAAATATTGATGACATTCCACCACATCTGCAG GGAACTTCACAGGAAAACACtaataatcagaatgaggaatgctGCTCGCATTCCAGTTCAAATCGAGAGAGTTGGGGAAGGTGCTCTTCTCTAGGAGGTAGCGATGGAGATCCCTCTTCTGCTGATTGCAAGACCGCAAATAACAGACATCAG GGGACTCTGAAGGCGCTTGCAACCCCTCTTAGAAGGATACAAAGGAAATTAGACCCGCTGAAGGGAGAGGAGGAGGTCAAGGACAAGGACAAGAAGAAGAATATCAATAAGAAGAAAGATCCAATAGTTGTTCAGAAGAAGCCGAGAAGTGAAAAGATGGAAAAATTTGAGGCTTTGAGTCAGCGGATACGACTCTCCATTCTAAAGCGAGTTAACCACCATCGGAGACAGTGTTCTTCATGA
- the LOC113301301 gene encoding uncharacterized protein LOC113301301 isoform X2 — MIEQFINFVIRPPRADYNPDQYLWETDFTLAGRKYKRQDLELMNGRGHILRCSHYMPSPLPEDTPLPCVIYCHGNSGCRADANEAAVILLPSNITVFTLDFSGSGLSDGEYVSLGWHEKDDLKIVVSHLRSNKQISRIGLWGRSMGAVTSLLYGAEDPSIAGMVLDSAFSNLFDLMMELVDVYKIRLPKFTVKVAVQYMRRVIQKKAKFDIMNLNCMQAAPKTFIPSLFGHATEDVFIQPRHSEIMFKSYAGDKNIIKFDGDHNSPRPQFYYDSVSIFFYNVLHPPQVPSAISTKLEKYYDLGNLKVGAGVDESLLYEIISGLRSVQTDAASSSSVPPSIFAATDSLLDEDSRSSTNIDDIPPHLQGTSQENTNNQNEECCSHSSSNRESWGRCSSLGGSDGDPSSADCKTANNRHQGTLKALATPLRRIQRKLDPLKGEEEVKDKDKKKNINKKKDPIVVQKKPRSEKMEKFEALSQRIRLSILKRVNHHRRQCSS, encoded by the exons ATGATTGAACAATTCATTAATTTCGTGATTCGGCCTCCCAG GGCGGACTACAACCCAGACCAGTATTTATGGGAAACGGATTTCACTCTAGCCGGCAGGAAATACAAAAGACAAGACTTGGAG CTGATGAATGGACGGGGTCACATCTTACGATGTAGTCATTACATGCCTTCTCCTTTACCAGAAGACACACCTCTCCCCTGTGTCATTTACTGCCATGGGAACAG TGGATGTAGAGCAGATGCAAATGAGGCTGCTGTGATCCTTCTTCCCTCTAATATCACTGTTTTCACACTTGACTTTTCTGGTTCAGGACTATCCGATGGCGAGTATGTCAGCCTTGGTTGGCATGAG AAAGATGACCTTAAAATTGTGGTGTCTCATCtgagaagcaacaaacaaatttCACGCATAGGTCTTTGGGGACGATCAATGGGTGCTGTCACAAG TCTTCTTTATGGAGCAGAGGACCCCTCCATAGCTGGAATGGTGTTAGATAGTGCCTTCTCAAACTTATTTGATCTAATGATGGAACTTGTGGATGTCTACAAAATTCGACTTCCTAAATTTACA GTAAAAGTGGCTGTCCAATACATGCGGCGTGTCATTCAGAAGAAGGCCAAATTTGACATCATGAATCTAAATTGCATGCAG GCTGCACCTAAAACTTTTATTCCATCTTTATTTGGGCATGCAACTGAGGATGTATTCATTCAACCCCGCCACTCCGAGATCATGTTCAAGTCTTACGCG GGGGACAAGAATATTATTAAGTTTGATGGTGATCACAACTCTCCACGGCCACAGTTTTATTATGACTCAGTTTCTATTTTCTTCTACAATGTTCTTCATCCCCCTCAAGTTCCTTCTGCAATTTCAACAAAGCTTGAAAAATATTATGATCTGGGGAACCTGAAAGTTGGTGCTGGTGTAGATGAG AGCCTCCTTTATGAGATCATCTCTGGTCTTCGTTCAGTGCAAACTGATGCTGCAAGCTCTTCGTCAGTTCCTCCTAGTATTTTCGCTGCAACT GATTCATTACTTGATGAAGACAGTAGGTCTAGTACAAATATTGATGACATTCCACCACATCTGCAG GGAACTTCACAGGAAAACACtaataatcagaatgaggaatgctGCTCGCATTCCAGTTCAAATCGAGAGAGTTGGGGAAGGTGCTCTTCTCTAGGAGGTAGCGATGGAGATCCCTCTTCTGCTGATTGCAAGACCGCAAATAACAGACATCAG GGGACTCTGAAGGCGCTTGCAACCCCTCTTAGAAGGATACAAAGGAAATTAGACCCGCTGAAGGGAGAGGAGGAGGTCAAGGACAAGGACAAGAAGAAGAATATCAATAAGAAGAAAGATCCAATAGTTGTTCAGAAGAAGCCGAGAAGTGAAAAGATGGAAAAATTTGAGGCTTTGAGTCAGCGGATACGACTCTCCATTCTAAAGCGAGTTAACCACCATCGGAGACAGTGTTCTTCATGA
- the LOC113301346 gene encoding probable calcium-binding protein CML21 — MGGVVGKDESLGGWIPETKLEAKMVEAMQRKAAAGTSMRSFNSVILKFPKIDESLRNCKAIFEQFDADSNGAIDPQELKHCFDKLEITYSEEEISDLFEACDIKENMGMKFNEFIVLLCLVYLLKEDPSATQGKSRMGLPNLEATFETLVKAFVFLDKNKDGCVSKSEMVQAINETTSGERSSGRIALKRFEEMDWDRNGMVTFKEFLFAFTRWVGIDELEDEEDAEEKV; from the exons ATGGGAGGTGTAGTAGGAAAGGATGAGTCACTTGGAGGTTGGATACCAGAAACAAAGCTCGAGGCAAAAATGGTTGAAGCAATGCAACggaaagcagcagcaggaacttcgATGAGATCATTTAATAGTGTTATTTTGAAATTCCCAAAGATTGATGAGAGCCTACGCAACTGCAAAGCAATATTTGAGCAATTTG ATGCGGATTCAAATGGTGCAATAGATCCACAAGAGCTTAAGCATTGTTTTGATAAACTAGAGATCACTTACTCGGAGGAGGAAATAAGTGATTTATTTGAGGCATGTGATATCAAAGAGAATATGGGAATGAAGTTCAATGAGTTCATTGTTCTCCTCTGCCTTGTCTATCTTCTCAAGGAAGACCCATCTGCCACTCAAGGT AAATCACGGATGGGCTTACCAAACCTGGAGGCAACCTTTGAAACTTTGGTGAAAGCGTTTGTGTTTCTGGACAAGAATAAGGATGGATGTGTCAGCAAGAGCGAGATGGTCCAAGCCATAAATGAAACCACCTCAGGCGAACGCTCTTCAGGGCGAATAGCCTTGAAAAGATTCG AAGAAATGGACTGGGACAGAAATGGAATGGTGACCTTCAAGGAGTTTCTCTTTGCTTTCACCCGCTGGGTTGGAATTGACGAGCTTGAAGATGAAGAGGACGCAGAAGAAAAGGTTTGA
- the LOC113301301 gene encoding uncharacterized protein LOC113301301 isoform X1 codes for MIEQFINFVIRPPRADYNPDQYLWETDFTLAGRKYKRQDLELMNGRGHILRCSHYMPSPLPEDTPLPCVIYCHGNSGCRADANEAAVILLPSNITVFTLDFSGSGLSDGEYVSLGWHEKDDLKIVVSHLRSNKQISRIGLWGRSMGAVTSLLYGAEDPSIAGMVLDSAFSNLFDLMMELVDVYKIRLPKFTVKVAVQYMRRVIQKKAKFDIMNLNCMQAAPKTFIPSLFGHATEDVFIQPRHSEIMFKSYAGDKNIIKFDGDHNSPRPQFYYDSVSIFFYNVLHPPQVPSAISTKLEKYYDLGNLKVGAGVDESLLYEIISGLRSVQTDAASSSSVPPSIFAATQDSLLDEDSRSSTNIDDIPPHLQGTSQENTNNQNEECCSHSSSNRESWGRCSSLGGSDGDPSSADCKTANNRHQGTLKALATPLRRIQRKLDPLKGEEEVKDKDKKKNINKKKDPIVVQKKPRSEKMEKFEALSQRIRLSILKRVNHHRRQCSS; via the exons ATGATTGAACAATTCATTAATTTCGTGATTCGGCCTCCCAG GGCGGACTACAACCCAGACCAGTATTTATGGGAAACGGATTTCACTCTAGCCGGCAGGAAATACAAAAGACAAGACTTGGAG CTGATGAATGGACGGGGTCACATCTTACGATGTAGTCATTACATGCCTTCTCCTTTACCAGAAGACACACCTCTCCCCTGTGTCATTTACTGCCATGGGAACAG TGGATGTAGAGCAGATGCAAATGAGGCTGCTGTGATCCTTCTTCCCTCTAATATCACTGTTTTCACACTTGACTTTTCTGGTTCAGGACTATCCGATGGCGAGTATGTCAGCCTTGGTTGGCATGAG AAAGATGACCTTAAAATTGTGGTGTCTCATCtgagaagcaacaaacaaatttCACGCATAGGTCTTTGGGGACGATCAATGGGTGCTGTCACAAG TCTTCTTTATGGAGCAGAGGACCCCTCCATAGCTGGAATGGTGTTAGATAGTGCCTTCTCAAACTTATTTGATCTAATGATGGAACTTGTGGATGTCTACAAAATTCGACTTCCTAAATTTACA GTAAAAGTGGCTGTCCAATACATGCGGCGTGTCATTCAGAAGAAGGCCAAATTTGACATCATGAATCTAAATTGCATGCAG GCTGCACCTAAAACTTTTATTCCATCTTTATTTGGGCATGCAACTGAGGATGTATTCATTCAACCCCGCCACTCCGAGATCATGTTCAAGTCTTACGCG GGGGACAAGAATATTATTAAGTTTGATGGTGATCACAACTCTCCACGGCCACAGTTTTATTATGACTCAGTTTCTATTTTCTTCTACAATGTTCTTCATCCCCCTCAAGTTCCTTCTGCAATTTCAACAAAGCTTGAAAAATATTATGATCTGGGGAACCTGAAAGTTGGTGCTGGTGTAGATGAG AGCCTCCTTTATGAGATCATCTCTGGTCTTCGTTCAGTGCAAACTGATGCTGCAAGCTCTTCGTCAGTTCCTCCTAGTATTTTCGCTGCAACT CAGGATTCATTACTTGATGAAGACAGTAGGTCTAGTACAAATATTGATGACATTCCACCACATCTGCAG GGAACTTCACAGGAAAACACtaataatcagaatgaggaatgctGCTCGCATTCCAGTTCAAATCGAGAGAGTTGGGGAAGGTGCTCTTCTCTAGGAGGTAGCGATGGAGATCCCTCTTCTGCTGATTGCAAGACCGCAAATAACAGACATCAG GGGACTCTGAAGGCGCTTGCAACCCCTCTTAGAAGGATACAAAGGAAATTAGACCCGCTGAAGGGAGAGGAGGAGGTCAAGGACAAGGACAAGAAGAAGAATATCAATAAGAAGAAAGATCCAATAGTTGTTCAGAAGAAGCCGAGAAGTGAAAAGATGGAAAAATTTGAGGCTTTGAGTCAGCGGATACGACTCTCCATTCTAAAGCGAGTTAACCACCATCGGAGACAGTGTTCTTCATGA
- the LOC113301301 gene encoding uncharacterized protein LOC113301301 isoform X4, with protein sequence MIEQFINFVIRPPRADYNPDQYLWETDFTLAGRKYKRQDLELMNGRGHILRCSHYMPSPLPEDTPLPCVIYCHGNSGCRADANEAAVILLPSNITVFTLDFSGSGLSDGEYVSLGWHEKDDLKIVVSHLRSNKQISRIGLWGRSMGAVTSLLYGAEDPSIAGMVLDSAFSNLFDLMMELVDVYKIRLPKFTVKVAVQYMRRVIQKKAKFDIMNLNCMQAAPKTFIPSLFGHATEDVFIQPRHSEIMFKSYAGDKNIIKFDGDHNSPRPQFYYDSVSIFFYNVLHPPQVPSAISTKLEKYYDLGNLKVGAGVDESLLYEIISGLRSVQTDAASSSSVPPSIFAATQDSLLDEDSRSSTNIDDIPPHLQGTSQENTNNQNEECCSHSSSNRESWGRCSSLGGSDGDPSSADCKTANNRHQK encoded by the exons ATGATTGAACAATTCATTAATTTCGTGATTCGGCCTCCCAG GGCGGACTACAACCCAGACCAGTATTTATGGGAAACGGATTTCACTCTAGCCGGCAGGAAATACAAAAGACAAGACTTGGAG CTGATGAATGGACGGGGTCACATCTTACGATGTAGTCATTACATGCCTTCTCCTTTACCAGAAGACACACCTCTCCCCTGTGTCATTTACTGCCATGGGAACAG TGGATGTAGAGCAGATGCAAATGAGGCTGCTGTGATCCTTCTTCCCTCTAATATCACTGTTTTCACACTTGACTTTTCTGGTTCAGGACTATCCGATGGCGAGTATGTCAGCCTTGGTTGGCATGAG AAAGATGACCTTAAAATTGTGGTGTCTCATCtgagaagcaacaaacaaatttCACGCATAGGTCTTTGGGGACGATCAATGGGTGCTGTCACAAG TCTTCTTTATGGAGCAGAGGACCCCTCCATAGCTGGAATGGTGTTAGATAGTGCCTTCTCAAACTTATTTGATCTAATGATGGAACTTGTGGATGTCTACAAAATTCGACTTCCTAAATTTACA GTAAAAGTGGCTGTCCAATACATGCGGCGTGTCATTCAGAAGAAGGCCAAATTTGACATCATGAATCTAAATTGCATGCAG GCTGCACCTAAAACTTTTATTCCATCTTTATTTGGGCATGCAACTGAGGATGTATTCATTCAACCCCGCCACTCCGAGATCATGTTCAAGTCTTACGCG GGGGACAAGAATATTATTAAGTTTGATGGTGATCACAACTCTCCACGGCCACAGTTTTATTATGACTCAGTTTCTATTTTCTTCTACAATGTTCTTCATCCCCCTCAAGTTCCTTCTGCAATTTCAACAAAGCTTGAAAAATATTATGATCTGGGGAACCTGAAAGTTGGTGCTGGTGTAGATGAG AGCCTCCTTTATGAGATCATCTCTGGTCTTCGTTCAGTGCAAACTGATGCTGCAAGCTCTTCGTCAGTTCCTCCTAGTATTTTCGCTGCAACT CAGGATTCATTACTTGATGAAGACAGTAGGTCTAGTACAAATATTGATGACATTCCACCACATCTGCAG GGAACTTCACAGGAAAACACtaataatcagaatgaggaatgctGCTCGCATTCCAGTTCAAATCGAGAGAGTTGGGGAAGGTGCTCTTCTCTAGGAGGTAGCGATGGAGATCCCTCTTCTGCTGATTGCAAGACCGCAAATAACAGACATCAG AAGTAA